One window of Negativicutes bacterium genomic DNA carries:
- a CDS encoding PAS domain S-box protein, with amino-acid sequence MDCNIFQTNLPTTKIPLTEKISYLLHAVEQSSNAIVITDLDGTIEYVNKKFCQLTGYSKEEVLGRNPRILKSGELPDFIYQELWKKISSGKNWQGEFHNIKKNGELFWDFTSISAIKNEHGENIKYLAIKDDINARKKAEENLQKTEQKLQQDFILAGKIQKSLLPTNISTPFFELISFYQPYRHVSGDTFDFSASKSGKKLIGYVADVMGHGLGTALQTSGLRILCHQILTERIPLSQRVKTVNKVSGSCFTEDSFAAIIAFEFDFIAMTLTYVTAGINSFLKLNNKKKSFIKAPGPFI; translated from the coding sequence ATGGATTGTAATATTTTTCAAACAAACCTTCCAACAACCAAAATACCTCTTACCGAAAAAATTTCTTACTTACTGCATGCCGTAGAGCAAAGTTCAAATGCTATTGTCATAACTGATTTAGATGGCACTATTGAATATGTCAATAAAAAATTCTGCCAACTAACAGGCTATTCCAAAGAAGAAGTTTTAGGGCGGAATCCTCGTATATTAAAGTCCGGTGAATTGCCGGACTTTATTTATCAAGAATTATGGAAAAAAATATCCTCAGGTAAAAATTGGCAAGGGGAGTTTCATAATATCAAAAAAAACGGTGAGCTATTCTGGGACTTCACTTCTATTTCCGCCATTAAAAATGAGCATGGTGAAAATATAAAATATTTGGCAATAAAAGATGATATTAATGCTCGAAAAAAAGCTGAAGAAAACCTACAAAAAACCGAACAAAAACTTCAACAAGATTTTATTTTAGCCGGAAAAATTCAAAAAAGTTTATTACCTACTAATATTTCCACACCTTTTTTTGAACTCATCAGTTTTTACCAACCTTATCGTCATGTTAGTGGTGATACCTTCGATTTTAGTGCCAGCAAAAGTGGTAAAAAATTAATCGGTTATGTTGCTGATGTAATGGGGCACGGTCTTGGTACAGCCCTCCAAACGTCTGGACTAAGAATTCTGTGTCATCAGATTTTAACTGAAAGAATCCCGCTGAGCCAGCGAGTAAAAACCGTCAATAAAGTTTCCGGTTCCTGCTTTACCGAAGATTCGTTTGCTGCAATCATTGCTTTTGAATTTGACTTTATTGCAATGACCTTAACTTATGTTACGGCGGGTATTAATTCTTTTTTAAAGCTTAATAACAAGAAAAAATCCTTTATCAAAGCACCAGGGCCCTTTATTG
- a CDS encoding STAS domain-containing protein, with the protein MHSEYTNNGSQVIVKLSGSIYVEDAAKLRENLLSHIEQGHNNFLLDLEKVDYIDSSGLGVLVAINKRTLQNRGKLIIKGINGLVKELFELTRLTKVFEIQ; encoded by the coding sequence ATGCACAGTGAATATACCAATAACGGTAGCCAAGTAATCGTAAAACTATCCGGTAGCATTTATGTAGAAGATGCTGCTAAATTACGAGAAAATTTATTAAGCCATATTGAACAAGGTCACAATAATTTTCTCTTAGATTTAGAAAAAGTTGATTACATTGATAGCTCAGGCTTAGGAGTATTAGTAGCCATTAATAAGCGCACATTACAAAATCGTGGCAAACTTATTATCAAAGGTATTAATGGACTAGTTAAAGAGTTATTCGAGTTAACTCGCTTAACAAAAGTTTTTGAAATACAATAA